From the genome of Fusarium oxysporum f. sp. lycopersici 4287 chromosome 3, whole genome shotgun sequence, one region includes:
- a CDS encoding hypothetical protein (At least one base has a quality score < 10) gives MPPVPSPNSKYDYHSDDTEAGGGQVIQLCKELDILICLLCPVAIKPRVDQVENHYRHRHKTAGRQLQEVIAFAASFSPSSGSQPLALRDPTDKDIELPADGGPPIPGLEIYAGFSCKSCRHLVLQSKINSTRVDLIDPL, from the coding sequence ATGCCGCCAGTCCCCAGTCCCAACAGCAAGTATGATTATCATAGTGATGATACCGAGGCAGGGGGAGGTCAGGTCATCCAACTGTGCAAAGAGCTCGACATCCTCATCTGCCTCCTCTGCCCAGTGGCTATCAAGCCCCGTGTAGATCAGGTCGAGAATCACTACCGCCACCGTCACAAGACAGCCGGGCGGCAACTGCAGGAGGTCATCGCATTCGCCGCCTCTTTCTCCCCGTCATCAGGCTCGCAGCCACTGGCGCTCCGAGACCCAACCGACAAGGACATAGAGCTGCCGGCCGATGGGGGACCACCGATCCCAGGGCTGGAGATATACGCAGGTTTCAGCTGCAAGAGCTGCCGGCACCTAGTGCTAcagtccaaaatcaactctactagaGTTGATTTAATTGACCCGCTTTAA